One genomic region from Terriglobus aquaticus encodes:
- a CDS encoding type III polyketide synthase: protein MPQHEVHDAFLKFAHGMLQDPRSRALLLRMAERAGIERRYSPLSVSGPSENEVDAYALYRLGSFPATAERMRLFKQFAPALMRRAVKGLALSPEERARVRHVIVTTCTGFYAPGLDFDVVDALELHPGVERTMLGFMGCYAAINGLKQARHLVRSEPDHDVVLVNLELCTLHLQETQDLNKVLSFLIFGDGCAASLITSKPGGLRMDSFRAVRLEGTADLITWNIGDQGFDMVLSGQVPAAVGDALRLHREELVENETTLWAVHPGGRSVLDAVEQALDLPAAAMEHSRAVLRDHGNMSSATVMFVLQSILRSARAGEHGCAMSFGPGLTAETMRFVAAGVR from the coding sequence GTGCCGCAGCACGAGGTACACGACGCATTCCTGAAGTTTGCGCACGGCATGCTGCAGGACCCGCGCAGCCGCGCTCTGTTGCTGCGCATGGCGGAACGCGCCGGAATCGAGCGGCGATACTCGCCGCTGAGTGTCAGCGGGCCGAGCGAGAACGAGGTGGATGCCTATGCGCTCTATCGCCTGGGTAGCTTCCCTGCCACTGCGGAGCGCATGAGGCTCTTCAAGCAATTTGCTCCTGCGCTGATGCGGCGCGCCGTGAAAGGCCTGGCACTTTCCCCCGAGGAGCGGGCGCGGGTTCGCCATGTGATCGTGACCACCTGCACCGGCTTCTACGCGCCGGGGCTCGACTTTGACGTAGTGGACGCGCTGGAGCTGCACCCCGGCGTGGAGCGAACCATGCTCGGGTTCATGGGCTGCTATGCGGCGATCAACGGACTGAAGCAGGCGCGGCACCTGGTGCGTTCCGAGCCGGACCATGACGTGGTGCTGGTGAACCTGGAACTGTGTACGCTGCACCTGCAGGAGACGCAGGACCTGAACAAAGTGTTGTCGTTCCTGATCTTCGGCGATGGCTGCGCCGCGTCGCTGATCACGTCGAAGCCGGGCGGGCTTCGCATGGACAGCTTCAGGGCTGTGCGGCTGGAAGGCACGGCCGACCTGATCACGTGGAACATTGGTGACCAGGGATTCGACATGGTGCTGTCAGGCCAGGTGCCTGCAGCGGTTGGCGATGCCCTGCGACTGCACCGTGAAGAACTGGTTGAAAACGAGACGACGCTCTGGGCCGTGCACCCCGGTGGCCGGTCGGTGCTGGATGCGGTGGAGCAGGCGCTGGATCTGCCTGCGGCCGCGATGGAGCATTCGCGGGCGGTGCTACGCGATCACGGGAACATGTCGTCGGCCACGGTGATGTTTGTGCTGCAATCGATCCTGCGTTCCGCTCGGGCTGGGGAGCACGGCTGTGCGATGTCGTTTGGACCGGGACTGACGGCGGAAACGATGCGATTCGTCGCGGCAGGAGTGCGATGA
- the lysC gene encoding lysine-sensitive aspartokinase 3: MKFGGTSVEDAPAIQRTIDIVKGRRDRRLRPVVVVSAMARVTDELIAAAQHAVEGRLADAVALTAALRVRHHDVAAGLVGRKLPALLADLDTLFAQLDVVLGGINAVGELTARTTDLIASFGERLSSLIVAQAFEHRGISSALVDARTCIITDDRFGRATPQPDLIAAAAQAHVLPLVQVEAVPILGGFIAATAGGITTTLGRGGSDYTAALLGRALRASAIEIWTDVNGVMTTDPRICPDATRLRSISFEQASELAYFGAKVLHPATILPAVETGVPVWVLNSRDPANEGTVITAAPPATGRALTSIAVKRRLTVLHVTSRRLLASHGFLRRVFEVLDRHGASANMLASSEVSISIALEQTEDLSSIVPDLQAFADVATEAKRALVCLVGDFQERPGVASRAMQCLREIEVGMISLGANRISMNLLLTEAEVDHAVRLLHAEFFPHNAATAAAIPDAGFAREHAMAWHLV; encoded by the coding sequence ATGAAGTTCGGAGGCACCTCGGTTGAGGATGCTCCCGCCATCCAGCGCACCATCGACATCGTCAAGGGCCGGCGCGATCGCAGGTTGCGTCCCGTGGTGGTCGTCTCGGCCATGGCCCGTGTCACCGACGAGCTAATCGCGGCCGCACAGCACGCCGTCGAAGGCAGGCTGGCCGACGCCGTTGCGCTCACCGCCGCGTTGCGAGTGCGCCACCACGACGTGGCAGCCGGCCTGGTCGGTCGCAAGCTGCCTGCGCTCCTCGCCGATCTCGACACGCTCTTCGCGCAACTCGATGTCGTGCTCGGCGGCATCAACGCCGTAGGCGAACTGACCGCCCGCACCACAGACCTCATCGCCAGCTTTGGTGAGCGGCTTTCGTCGCTCATCGTGGCGCAGGCGTTTGAGCATCGCGGCATCAGCAGCGCCCTGGTCGACGCTCGCACCTGCATCATCACCGACGATCGATTCGGTCGCGCCACACCGCAGCCTGACCTGATCGCCGCCGCGGCGCAGGCCCATGTGCTTCCGCTCGTGCAGGTAGAGGCTGTTCCCATTCTCGGCGGCTTCATCGCCGCCACCGCGGGCGGCATCACCACCACGCTCGGCCGCGGCGGCAGCGACTACACTGCGGCGCTGCTGGGCCGCGCCCTGCGCGCCAGCGCCATCGAGATCTGGACCGACGTGAACGGCGTCATGACCACCGATCCGCGCATCTGTCCCGACGCGACACGCCTCCGCTCCATCAGTTTCGAGCAGGCTTCGGAACTGGCCTACTTCGGCGCCAAGGTTCTGCACCCGGCAACCATCCTTCCGGCAGTCGAAACGGGCGTTCCCGTCTGGGTCTTGAACTCGCGCGATCCGGCCAACGAGGGTACCGTGATCACCGCGGCACCGCCCGCCACCGGCCGCGCGCTCACCAGCATCGCCGTCAAGCGGCGGTTGACCGTGCTGCACGTCACCTCTCGACGGCTTCTCGCGTCGCATGGATTTCTGCGCCGTGTCTTTGAAGTGCTCGACCGCCACGGAGCGTCGGCCAACATGCTCGCTAGTAGCGAGGTAAGCATCTCCATCGCCCTGGAGCAGACCGAAGATCTCAGCTCCATCGTCCCGGACCTCCAAGCCTTCGCTGACGTCGCAACGGAAGCGAAGCGCGCGCTGGTGTGTCTCGTCGGGGACTTTCAGGAACGACCGGGTGTCGCATCCCGTGCCATGCAGTGCCTTCGCGAGATCGAGGTCGGCATGATCTCACTCGGAGCGAACCGCATCAGCATGAACCTGCTGCTGACCGAGGCAGAGGTCGACCACGCCGTCCGCCTGCTGCACGCCGAGTTCTTCCCGCACAACGCCGCAACCGCGGCTGCAATCCCCGACGCAGGCTTTGCGCGGGAACACGCCATGGCCTGGCACCTGGTCTAG
- a CDS encoding methyltransferase domain-containing protein, whose protein sequence is MTFDERAHLTELMDEPCTYEEFRACLSDLARVNRWTRAYQPTLEWLQQVVRPGAEPIHIVDVGCGGGDMLREVERWAEREGIAVMLTGVDLNPYAARAAREFTPAGSRIEWVTADAFSFTPRAPIDCVISSLFTHHLGDDEIANFVRWMEQVASRGWFINDLHRERVPYFGFQVLATLMRLHPFVRSDGPVSIRRAFREDDWKRYLSAGGVSFDSVRVLPFRPARLCVARVKA, encoded by the coding sequence ATGACGTTTGACGAGCGCGCGCACCTGACGGAGCTCATGGATGAACCCTGCACCTATGAGGAGTTCCGTGCCTGCCTGAGCGACCTGGCACGCGTGAACCGGTGGACGCGTGCCTACCAGCCAACGCTCGAGTGGCTGCAACAGGTGGTGCGGCCCGGCGCTGAACCGATTCACATTGTGGATGTGGGTTGCGGCGGCGGAGACATGCTGCGAGAGGTGGAGCGCTGGGCTGAGCGCGAAGGCATTGCCGTGATGCTGACGGGCGTCGACCTGAACCCGTATGCCGCGCGGGCTGCACGGGAGTTCACGCCTGCGGGGTCGCGCATCGAGTGGGTCACGGCGGACGCGTTCTCATTTACGCCGCGCGCTCCCATCGATTGCGTGATCAGTTCGCTCTTCACACATCACCTGGGCGACGACGAGATCGCAAACTTCGTGCGCTGGATGGAGCAGGTGGCGAGCCGCGGATGGTTTATCAACGACCTCCATCGCGAACGGGTTCCATACTTCGGATTCCAGGTGCTGGCGACCCTGATGCGCCTGCACCCATTTGTGCGGTCTGACGGACCGGTCTCCATCCGGCGGGCCTTCCGAGAGGACGATTGGAAGCGCTACCTGTCCGCGGGCGGTGTGAGCTTCGACTCCGTGCGTGTCCTGCCGTTTCGACCGGCGCGTCTGTGCGTTGCGAGGGTGAAGGCATGA
- a CDS encoding M61 family metallopeptidase gives MPSLPWCVARLCAGVVLVALAPSHLSAQAAPTVEYHLAFPDAIHHVVNVDAVFHNVPAGPLDVQMSRSSPGRYAAFEFASNLFEERFTDENGQPLEIARPNPRTWRVSGHHGTVRVTYHLFGDRVDGTFMAVDATHAHLNWPATILWAHGLDDAPVRITFTLPQGSDWQVATQLYPTADPHTFTAPNLQYLMDSPAELSHFRLHTFTVSPIAPGGKTQTIRVVAHSNASDAEAAAYFAGAEKIVREEQAVFGELPEYEPGAYTFLADAEPWDNGDGMEHRNSTVMTGHRLSLQTLAHEYFHNWNVERIRPEGLEPFNFADVNMSGEMFIAEGFTQYYGELALIRSGLASTAEGMGAYAGALSYVLHTPGSSYRSPVDMSRLAPFVDGASDLFPTDFNNTFVSYYTDGEVVALGLDLSLRDRTNGRVTLDDFMRAMWRAYGKPGGPAPGLVGHPYTLADVQQQLATVSGDPAFAADFVRRYMAGTDKLDYRSLLLRAGFDLRPVSGPPFLGISRLEKQENGFVIQAAVTTGSPAYQAGIDRGDAIVSLDGKALTSADDLGKLVAAHKAGDSVAIVVRRRGGQEVNTSVTLAPPNRFELVAVETAGTALTPAQQQFRAAWLGSKAR, from the coding sequence ATGCCATCGTTGCCCTGGTGTGTCGCGCGCCTTTGCGCGGGAGTCGTTCTGGTTGCGCTCGCGCCGTCCCACCTCTCGGCCCAGGCGGCGCCTACCGTCGAGTACCACCTGGCTTTTCCCGACGCGATCCACCACGTGGTCAACGTGGACGCCGTCTTCCACAACGTTCCCGCAGGCCCGCTGGACGTGCAGATGAGCCGCTCTTCACCGGGCCGCTATGCAGCCTTTGAGTTCGCCAGCAACCTCTTCGAAGAGCGCTTCACGGACGAGAACGGGCAGCCGCTCGAGATCGCGCGACCCAATCCGCGCACCTGGCGGGTCTCGGGCCATCACGGCACTGTGCGTGTCACCTATCACCTCTTCGGCGATCGAGTGGACGGCACCTTCATGGCCGTCGACGCCACCCACGCCCACCTGAACTGGCCGGCAACCATCCTGTGGGCGCACGGCCTGGACGACGCCCCGGTCCGCATAACGTTCACGCTGCCGCAAGGCTCGGACTGGCAGGTTGCGACACAGCTTTACCCCACCGCGGACCCGCACACCTTTACCGCGCCCAACCTGCAGTACCTCATGGACAGCCCCGCAGAGCTGAGTCACTTCCGCCTGCACACGTTCACTGTGTCTCCGATTGCACCCGGCGGTAAGACGCAGACGATCCGCGTGGTCGCGCACAGCAACGCCTCCGATGCCGAGGCCGCCGCCTACTTCGCCGGTGCGGAGAAGATCGTGCGGGAAGAGCAGGCCGTCTTCGGAGAATTGCCCGAGTACGAACCCGGCGCCTACACCTTCCTGGCCGACGCCGAACCCTGGGACAACGGCGACGGCATGGAGCACCGCAACAGCACCGTGATGACCGGCCACCGGCTCAGCCTGCAGACGCTCGCGCACGAGTACTTCCACAACTGGAACGTGGAACGCATCCGTCCCGAGGGGCTGGAACCCTTCAACTTCGCCGACGTCAACATGTCGGGCGAGATGTTCATTGCCGAGGGCTTCACCCAGTACTACGGAGAGCTCGCCTTGATCCGCTCTGGCCTGGCATCCACTGCGGAGGGCATGGGCGCGTATGCCGGCGCGCTCAGCTACGTTCTGCACACGCCCGGGAGCTCGTACCGCTCTCCCGTCGACATGAGCCGCCTGGCTCCGTTTGTCGACGGCGCCAGCGATCTCTTTCCCACGGACTTCAACAACACCTTCGTCTCCTACTACACCGACGGTGAAGTCGTCGCGCTTGGTCTGGACCTGTCCCTGCGCGATCGCACGAACGGCCGCGTAACCCTGGATGACTTCATGCGTGCTATGTGGCGCGCCTACGGCAAGCCGGGCGGCCCCGCACCCGGTCTCGTCGGCCATCCCTACACCCTGGCAGACGTGCAGCAGCAGCTTGCCACCGTCAGCGGCGATCCCGCCTTTGCCGCCGACTTCGTGCGCCGCTATATGGCCGGCACCGACAAGCTGGACTACCGTTCGCTGCTGCTCCGTGCCGGCTTCGATCTGCGCCCCGTCAGCGGGCCGCCATTCCTCGGTATCTCCCGCCTGGAAAAGCAGGAGAACGGATTCGTCATCCAGGCTGCGGTCACGACCGGTTCGCCCGCCTACCAGGCTGGCATCGACCGCGGCGATGCAATCGTCTCGCTCGACGGTAAAGCTCTCACGTCCGCGGACGACCTGGGCAAGCTCGTCGCAGCGCACAAGGCCGGGGACTCCGTCGCGATCGTCGTCCGGCGCCGCGGCGGGCAAGAAGTGAACACCTCCGTCACGCTTGCGCCGCCGAATCGCTTTGAGCTGGTTGCCGTCGAGACGGCCGGAACCGCCCTCACACCGGCACAGCAGCAGTTCCGCGCGGCCTGGCTCGGCAGCAAGGCCCGCTAA
- a CDS encoding GH1 family beta-glucosidase produces the protein MDRRSFLQHSMAAAGGSLLPGAAHALPSAPANAGAFPPNFLWGMATAAFQVEGAWREDGKGESIWDRFCHTPGKIKGAATADVACDHYHRYREDIAILKQLNQKSYRFSISWPRIQPSGTGAPNPKGLDHYSRVVDAALEAGIRPFCTLYHWDLPQALEDRGGWPNRDLAGYFAEYAGILAKHLGDRLTIWAPFNMPWTVAYLGYAVGSFPPGRASYTDFLKAAHTINLAQGESFRSIKAASSKAQVGSAYGMSPAYPKTQSAEDRAAAERYHAFNNLYFLETAMRGRYPNAFVVPTPYEQMGFRSGDDKIMQVPLDWLGFHYYTRRVVSDARGSATGSTGTVATETQDTAHGGDPWTQLQSEMPAEGPLTDGGLEVWPRGIYDLVTRISREYDHPIIEITESGCSYLDAPYAETNGSVPDPRRIAFFRDELRELSRAIADGARVRAFHAWSLLDNFEWADGYAERYGMTYVDFRDQTRTVKDSGKWYGRVAANNRVEA, from the coding sequence ATGGATCGCCGGTCTTTTTTGCAACACTCCATGGCGGCGGCAGGCGGCAGTCTTCTGCCCGGTGCTGCACATGCGCTCCCTTCCGCGCCTGCTAATGCCGGTGCTTTTCCACCCAACTTCCTATGGGGCATGGCCACCGCGGCGTTCCAGGTAGAGGGCGCATGGAGGGAAGACGGCAAAGGCGAATCCATCTGGGACCGTTTCTGCCACACGCCTGGCAAGATCAAGGGTGCCGCAACGGCCGACGTGGCATGCGACCACTACCACCGTTATCGCGAAGACATCGCGATCCTGAAGCAGCTCAACCAGAAGAGCTATCGATTCTCCATCTCCTGGCCGCGCATTCAGCCCAGCGGCACCGGCGCTCCCAACCCGAAGGGACTGGACCACTACAGCCGCGTCGTCGACGCCGCGCTTGAAGCCGGCATACGCCCCTTCTGCACGCTCTATCATTGGGACCTGCCTCAGGCGCTGGAAGACCGCGGCGGCTGGCCCAACCGCGACCTCGCCGGATACTTCGCCGAGTACGCCGGCATCCTCGCCAAGCACCTGGGTGACCGCCTCACCATTTGGGCGCCCTTCAACATGCCCTGGACGGTGGCCTATCTCGGCTACGCCGTCGGCAGCTTTCCGCCGGGCCGGGCAAGCTACACAGACTTCCTCAAAGCGGCGCACACCATCAATCTGGCACAGGGCGAGTCGTTCCGATCCATCAAGGCTGCGTCGTCCAAGGCACAGGTGGGCAGCGCTTACGGCATGTCGCCGGCCTACCCCAAAACGCAGAGCGCTGAGGACCGCGCCGCGGCAGAGCGCTATCACGCCTTCAACAACCTGTATTTTCTCGAGACCGCCATGCGCGGCCGGTACCCCAACGCCTTCGTCGTTCCAACTCCGTATGAGCAGATGGGCTTCCGCAGCGGCGACGACAAGATCATGCAGGTGCCGCTGGACTGGCTCGGCTTCCACTACTACACGCGGCGCGTCGTCTCAGACGCGCGGGGATCCGCAACCGGCAGCACCGGCACGGTCGCGACCGAAACGCAGGACACTGCCCACGGCGGAGATCCGTGGACACAGCTCCAATCGGAAATGCCTGCAGAAGGCCCGCTGACCGACGGCGGCCTGGAGGTCTGGCCGCGCGGCATCTACGACCTGGTCACCCGCATCAGCCGCGAGTACGACCACCCCATCATCGAGATCACCGAGAGCGGTTGCAGCTACCTCGACGCTCCCTACGCAGAGACAAACGGAAGCGTTCCGGACCCGCGCCGCATCGCCTTCTTCCGCGACGAACTCAGGGAGCTGTCTCGCGCCATCGCGGACGGGGCACGCGTTCGCGCCTTCCACGCCTGGAGCCTCCTGGATAACTTCGAGTGGGCCGATGGCTATGCGGAACGGTACGGCATGACCTATGTCGATTTCCGCGACCAGACCCGGACCGTAAAGGACTCCGGTAAATGGTACGGCCGCGTCGCCGCAAACAATCGAGTGGAAGCCTAA
- a CDS encoding PA2169 family four-helix-bundle protein, with amino-acid sequence MAEVSTLVKTVIQVLNDGARGYADIGEHLKNPEAKSFFLKEASTRATFAREVAAAAGLSEDVGGTVSGTTHRIWGDLKANLGGGDHTLLVTAEQGEDAAKKAYQEALESSEVTGSVRSVLLQQQPSIQASHDRVKALRDSTN; translated from the coding sequence ATGGCTGAAGTGAGTACGCTTGTAAAAACTGTGATCCAGGTCTTGAACGATGGTGCCCGTGGCTATGCGGACATCGGTGAGCACCTGAAGAATCCCGAGGCGAAGAGCTTCTTCCTCAAGGAAGCCTCGACCCGTGCGACGTTCGCGCGCGAAGTGGCCGCGGCCGCGGGCCTATCGGAAGATGTTGGCGGAACCGTCTCCGGCACCACGCACCGCATCTGGGGAGACCTGAAAGCCAATCTGGGCGGCGGCGATCACACGCTGCTGGTGACGGCGGAACAGGGCGAAGATGCCGCCAAGAAGGCCTACCAGGAAGCTCTGGAAAGCAGCGAGGTCACGGGCTCGGTCCGCTCCGTGCTGCTGCAGCAGCAGCCCTCAATCCAGGCCTCGCACGACCGCGTCAAGGCGCTTCGCGACTCGACCAACTAG